The Glycine soja cultivar W05 chromosome 15, ASM419377v2, whole genome shotgun sequence region AAAACACCACAAGTAAAACATAAATATTCACCATGACTTAAAACAATGGATTGATTTTATCTTCCCCCTTAAGCATTTTTTTCTaggtttttttcttcattttttttcccatgGTGGCACAGGGGAAGAGGGTTTAAGGACTGAAGTCCCACATCAGTAATTGTTCCACATGTGGGGCATCCCCACTTCAGATAAGTAACTCTCTGAACTTCCTTCTCCTAAGCTTGGTGACCCTTTTAGGCTTTGGTTAAGTGGATTCCTTTCCATCTTTGTGATCTGATTCAAAACAGCTTTTAACATTTTTCTGTCACATGATAAAGGGTCTAAGCAATAACCCAAATTTGGTGCTCCTCCATATGCATTAGTTGCATGGTTGGCAGGTAACTTAGGCTCCATAGTGGCCATGTGGTTGAAAATGGGGCTTGTTTGGTTCTGAGAGAAAATGGAGAAGCAGGgcacttgctcaaactcatcTGCATGGGTTTGAGTTTGGTCAAAACTTATGTAAGAGTCCATTAATGCAGGAAGAGATGAAGATCCTGTGTCCTCATAGCAGCTACCCATTCTAGGTTTGGCTGAAACTTCTCTGTTTTTGTAGAACACCCTACACAAAACCCAATCTTCCTGCATGTACACAAGGtgcaaatattttaagataaggTCATCAATTAATATTGGATGAAGCAAAAAGTTAAGAAAGTGAAAGGAATGCAATATGATTGATCCTATAATATATGCCATGTTCTCAACACAAGCAAAAAACCTTTACACTTGGAAGAATTTGGTGCTTTCATAGGCTTACATAAGTGTGTAATAAAAAATTCCTAGAGGATCTTCTTAGGTAAGCTACCCAATATATCTTATGTAGTCACAATTTAGCCAATAGCCAGGTGAGACAAATTTGGTTTCGGCACAGA contains the following coding sequences:
- the LOC114385885 gene encoding NAC domain-containing protein 21/22-like, with amino-acid sequence MSNISMVEAKLPPGFRFHPRDEELVCDYLMKKVAHNDSLLMINVDLNKCEPWDIPETACVGGKEWYFYTQRDRKYATGLRTNRATASGYWKATGKDRSILRKGTLVGMRKTLVFYQGRAPKGNKTEWVMHEFRIEGPHGPPKISSSKEDWVLCRVFYKNREVSAKPRMGSCYEDTGSSSLPALMDSYISFDQTQTHADEFEQVPCFSIFSQNQTSPIFNHMATMEPKLPANHATNAYGGAPNLGYCLDPLSCDRKMLKAVLNQITKMERNPLNQSLKGSPSLGEGSSESYLSEVGMPHMWNNY